One window of the Arthrobacter sp. D5-1 genome contains the following:
- a CDS encoding A24 family peptidase codes for MIRRLSDLWDASPLGFWLVMAACLYFVVMAVRLTVIDVRSHLLPNRIVFPSYAVAGVLLLAASFLAFFADAGPDRHLSADLFAVPGLRVLAGGAVLWLFYFVLRLIHPPGMGFGDVKLAGVLGLYLGYLGWSHVFAGTFAAFILGGLWSLAILVSHRGTLRSAIPFGPFMLAGAAAAMIVLPA; via the coding sequence GTGATCCGACGACTCTCCGACCTCTGGGATGCCAGCCCGCTGGGCTTCTGGCTGGTGATGGCCGCGTGCCTGTACTTCGTGGTGATGGCTGTTCGGCTCACGGTGATAGACGTGCGGAGCCACCTGTTGCCCAACCGCATTGTGTTTCCGTCGTACGCAGTGGCAGGGGTGTTGTTGCTGGCGGCATCGTTCCTGGCTTTCTTCGCCGATGCCGGTCCGGACCGCCACCTTTCTGCGGACCTTTTCGCTGTGCCCGGACTCCGGGTCCTCGCGGGCGGCGCTGTGCTGTGGCTCTTCTATTTCGTGTTGAGGCTCATCCACCCGCCCGGCATGGGCTTCGGTGACGTCAAGTTGGCGGGTGTGCTGGGCCTCTACTTGGGATACCTGGGGTGGAGCCATGTGTTCGCAGGGACGTTCGCCGCTTTCATTCTGGGCGGTCTGTGGAGCCTGGCTATCCTGGTGTCACACCGCGGTACGCTGCGATCGGCCATTCCTTTTGGGCCGTTCATGCTGGCAGGTGCTGCGGCCGCCATGATCGTCCTGCCCGCGTAG
- a CDS encoding peptidoglycan bridge formation glycyltransferase FemA/FemB family protein: MEFFLQTPAWAAVQRSLGRRVHEQSGPGWSFLAIEEKNPAGKVIYAPYGPVAESVEAFDAATEALVTLAKKEHAVFVRMEPAAAGFTASDAGPLLRARGLRPAPVNQQPELSWIVDLDGDFKDVLAGMKPTNRNLYRNIHKKGVTFRASQDPADIRILLHFLHLTAARNGFKPQSDEYLTQVAASLLPHGAGTLFIAELEGEPIAAAFAYDSADTRVYAHAALDDTHRKLSAGIPLLVTLMADAKEKGLKHVDLWGVAPEDQPDHKWAGFTAFKKSFGGREVSYPGTWDLPVNKVRYGAYQLARKLRDKLR, translated from the coding sequence ATGGAGTTTTTCCTGCAAACTCCCGCGTGGGCTGCTGTGCAGCGTTCACTGGGCCGCCGAGTCCACGAACAGTCCGGCCCGGGCTGGAGCTTCCTCGCCATTGAGGAGAAGAATCCCGCCGGCAAAGTCATCTATGCCCCCTACGGTCCTGTGGCAGAGTCCGTTGAAGCGTTCGACGCCGCCACGGAGGCCTTGGTAACCCTGGCCAAAAAGGAGCATGCGGTCTTCGTCCGGATGGAACCTGCAGCAGCCGGTTTTACAGCGTCCGACGCCGGCCCCCTCCTCCGCGCGCGCGGCTTGCGTCCCGCTCCGGTCAACCAGCAGCCCGAGCTGAGCTGGATCGTGGACCTCGACGGCGACTTCAAGGACGTGCTGGCCGGCATGAAGCCGACCAACCGGAACCTGTACCGGAACATCCACAAAAAGGGCGTGACCTTCCGCGCTTCCCAGGATCCTGCAGACATCAGGATTCTCCTGCACTTCCTCCACCTGACAGCTGCCCGGAACGGCTTCAAGCCACAAAGCGACGAGTACCTCACCCAAGTAGCCGCTTCCCTGCTGCCCCACGGCGCTGGAACACTGTTCATTGCGGAGCTGGAGGGCGAACCCATCGCTGCTGCCTTCGCTTACGACTCCGCTGACACCCGCGTCTACGCCCACGCGGCCTTGGACGACACCCACCGCAAGCTCAGCGCGGGCATCCCCCTCCTGGTGACGCTCATGGCTGACGCCAAGGAAAAGGGCTTGAAGCACGTGGATCTCTGGGGCGTGGCGCCCGAGGACCAGCCGGACCACAAGTGGGCCGGGTTCACTGCGTTCAAGAAATCCTTCGGCGGCCGCGAAGTCTCCTACCCCGGCACCTGGGACCTCCCGGTCAACAAAGTCCGCTACGGTGCCTACCAACTGGCCAGAAAGCTCCGCGACAAACTCCGCTAG
- a CDS encoding class II fumarate hydratase → MTSTTEFRIEHDTMGEVRVPVNALYRAQTQRAVENFPISGKTLERTHIEALARVKKAAALANAELGVLDGELAEAIAAAADEVATGKYDGDFPIDVFQTGSGTSSNMNTNEVIAELASRALAAAGSDKVVHPNDHVNASQSSNDVFPTSVHVAATSALINDLIPALEYLAASLDRKAVEFKDVVKSGRTHLMDATPVMLGQEFGGYAAQVRYGIERINAALPRVAEVPLGGTAVGTGINTPAGFPERVIELLAADTGLPLTEARDHFEAQANRDGLIEGSSQLRNIAISFMKINNDLRWMGSGPNTGLGEIAIPDLQPGSSIMPGKVNPVICEASIMVCAQVIGNDTAIAWSGTNGAFELNVGIPVMAANLLESIRLLANTSRVMADKMIDGITANVERARFLAEASPSIVTPLNKFIGYENAAKIAKIAVKEGLTIRQATEKLGFVGEGEGKVTEAELDKALDVTTMTAPAHKA, encoded by the coding sequence ATGACTTCCACCACTGAGTTCCGTATTGAACATGACACGATGGGCGAAGTTCGCGTCCCCGTGAACGCCCTGTACCGCGCCCAGACGCAGCGTGCTGTGGAGAACTTCCCGATCTCCGGCAAGACGCTTGAGCGCACACACATCGAAGCCCTGGCCCGCGTCAAGAAGGCAGCTGCATTGGCGAACGCCGAACTGGGGGTGCTCGATGGTGAGCTCGCCGAGGCCATCGCCGCCGCCGCCGATGAGGTTGCCACCGGCAAGTACGACGGCGATTTCCCCATCGACGTCTTCCAGACCGGTTCAGGCACCTCCTCCAACATGAACACCAACGAGGTCATCGCCGAGCTCGCATCGCGCGCCCTCGCAGCCGCCGGGAGTGACAAAGTTGTCCACCCGAACGATCACGTGAACGCTTCGCAGTCCTCCAATGATGTCTTCCCGACGTCGGTCCACGTCGCCGCCACGTCTGCCTTGATCAACGACCTGATCCCGGCCCTCGAGTACTTGGCCGCTTCCCTCGACCGCAAGGCCGTGGAGTTCAAGGACGTCGTCAAGTCGGGCCGTACCCACCTCATGGATGCAACGCCCGTCATGCTCGGCCAGGAGTTCGGTGGCTACGCCGCTCAGGTCCGCTACGGCATCGAGCGCATCAACGCTGCACTCCCCCGTGTTGCCGAAGTTCCCCTGGGCGGCACCGCAGTGGGCACCGGCATCAACACCCCTGCCGGCTTCCCGGAGCGCGTGATTGAACTGCTCGCAGCCGACACCGGCCTGCCGCTGACCGAGGCCCGCGACCACTTCGAAGCACAGGCAAACCGCGACGGCCTCATCGAGGGCTCCAGCCAGCTCCGCAACATCGCGATCTCCTTCATGAAGATCAACAACGACCTTCGCTGGATGGGCTCGGGCCCCAACACGGGTCTCGGCGAAATCGCCATTCCGGACCTTCAGCCGGGCTCCTCCATCATGCCCGGCAAGGTCAACCCGGTGATCTGCGAAGCGTCCATCATGGTCTGCGCCCAGGTCATCGGCAACGACACCGCCATCGCCTGGTCCGGCACCAACGGCGCCTTCGAGCTCAACGTCGGCATCCCTGTCATGGCCGCCAACCTCCTGGAGTCCATCCGCCTGCTGGCCAACACCAGCCGCGTCATGGCTGACAAGATGATCGACGGCATCACCGCCAACGTGGAGCGTGCACGCTTCCTGGCCGAGGCTTCCCCGTCCATCGTCACCCCGCTGAATAAGTTCATCGGGTACGAAAACGCTGCCAAGATCGCCAAAATTGCCGTCAAGGAGGGCCTGACCATCCGCCAGGCGACCGAAAAGCTCGGCTTCGTTGGCGAGGGCGAAGGCAAGGTCACTGAGGCCGAGCTCGACAAGGCCCTGGACGTCACCACCATGACGGCGCCGGCCCACAAGGCCTGA
- a CDS encoding MDR family MFS transporter: MSTLPKAAEPLLLTQKRIWIIFSALIAGMLLSSLDQTIVSTAMPTIVGKLGGVEHQAWITTAYLLATTIVMPIYGKFGDILGRRNLFLIAIALFTLASVGCAFATDFWGFVIFRALQGLGGGGLMILSQAIIADIVPAKERGKYMGPLGAIFGLSAVAGPLLGGFFVDHLTWEWAFYINIPIGIAAFITAWFTLTLPNKKAEKKIDILGVVFLSAATTCLIFFTDFGGKKDEGWDSPLTWAFGAGMVLAAFAFVMVERRADDPIIPLSLFKNPIFINATAIGFTLGLGMFAAIAFVPTFLQMSSGTSAAESGLLMLPMMVGLMGTSIYSGIRISKTGKYKMYPILGAALTIAAMLWLTTLAASTPIWVICVQLLIFGAGLGLIMQVIVLVVQNSVPADQIGTATSTNNYFREVGASLGVAVFGAIFTNRLSESLTEAFTGAGASAEQASQSTSTLDPQALAQLPDQLRDAIVNAYANSLAPVFWYLVPFIAIALILAITLKQIPLSDTAGMVARGEAVGGEEAEKLAAERLVGQLEADVAASDDLDKDRPTAEAGRK; this comes from the coding sequence ATGAGTACACTCCCGAAGGCAGCAGAACCGCTGTTGCTGACCCAGAAACGCATCTGGATCATCTTCTCGGCTCTGATCGCAGGCATGCTCCTGTCCAGCCTCGACCAGACCATCGTCTCCACCGCCATGCCCACCATTGTGGGCAAGCTCGGCGGGGTGGAGCACCAAGCCTGGATCACCACGGCCTACCTTCTGGCCACCACCATCGTGATGCCCATCTACGGCAAGTTTGGTGACATCCTGGGGCGCCGCAACCTGTTCCTCATTGCCATTGCCCTGTTCACACTGGCGTCCGTGGGCTGCGCCTTCGCCACCGATTTCTGGGGCTTCGTCATCTTCCGCGCCCTCCAGGGCCTGGGCGGTGGCGGCCTCATGATCCTGTCGCAGGCCATCATCGCTGACATCGTTCCTGCCAAGGAACGCGGCAAGTACATGGGCCCTTTGGGCGCCATCTTCGGTCTCTCCGCTGTGGCCGGACCGCTGCTGGGCGGATTCTTCGTGGACCACCTCACGTGGGAATGGGCTTTCTACATCAACATACCCATTGGTATCGCGGCGTTCATCACCGCCTGGTTCACCTTGACCCTGCCCAACAAGAAGGCCGAAAAGAAGATCGACATCCTGGGTGTCGTCTTCCTCTCCGCAGCCACCACGTGCCTCATCTTCTTCACCGACTTCGGTGGCAAGAAGGACGAGGGCTGGGACTCGCCGCTTACCTGGGCGTTTGGCGCGGGCATGGTCCTGGCTGCCTTCGCCTTTGTGATGGTTGAACGCCGGGCCGACGATCCCATCATTCCCCTGAGCCTGTTCAAGAACCCCATCTTCATCAACGCAACGGCCATCGGCTTCACCTTGGGCCTTGGCATGTTCGCTGCCATCGCCTTTGTCCCGACGTTCCTGCAAATGTCCTCGGGCACCTCGGCGGCAGAGTCGGGCCTGCTGATGCTCCCCATGATGGTTGGCCTGATGGGTACGTCCATCTACTCCGGTATCCGGATTTCCAAAACCGGCAAGTACAAGATGTACCCCATCCTCGGTGCGGCCCTGACCATCGCGGCGATGTTGTGGCTGACCACTCTGGCAGCATCCACGCCAATCTGGGTGATCTGTGTCCAGCTCCTGATCTTCGGCGCAGGCCTGGGCCTGATCATGCAGGTCATCGTCCTGGTGGTGCAGAACTCTGTTCCGGCTGACCAGATCGGCACGGCCACCAGCACCAACAACTACTTCCGTGAAGTAGGTGCATCGCTGGGTGTCGCCGTCTTCGGTGCGATCTTCACCAACCGCTTGTCCGAATCGTTGACCGAGGCATTCACCGGCGCCGGCGCTTCTGCCGAACAAGCTTCGCAGTCCACCAGCACGTTGGATCCCCAGGCACTGGCACAGCTCCCTGACCAATTGCGGGACGCGATCGTCAACGCTTACGCCAACTCGCTCGCACCCGTGTTCTGGTACTTGGTACCCTTCATTGCCATCGCACTGATCCTGGCCATCACGCTCAAGCAGATCCCTCTCTCCGACACGGCCGGAATGGTGGCACGCGGTGAGGCTGTGGGCGGCGAGGAGGCTGAGAAGCTGGCGGCTGAGCGCTTGGTTGGTCAGCTCGAAGCCGACGTTGCTGCGTCGGATGACCTCGACAAGGACCGACCCACGGCCGAAGCAGGACGCAAGTAG
- a CDS encoding DUF4245 domain-containing protein produces the protein MTTAPDAGGEVPGCVFPAGIRDHGQVSETQDKPAAENQSDAAAASHNDAQAIPDAPYKPVIAAKAAKRANASVIGMVIALLVCVLAFLPIVLMNPAPKGEGFRPDVDVAAIARNAAGVAGFTPVTPDTGDTFKPNYARWESGTGSGVPTWEIGFLTPKEAFIGLTQTTQANPTWILQQTENLPVTGTRNAGGQDWELRDSGKEKRSMVLEYRGTTIILSGTASLDEFATLAAAVVKSAEQAPSASAPPSAPASTQPSA, from the coding sequence ATGACCACAGCCCCCGATGCCGGTGGTGAGGTTCCCGGATGTGTGTTCCCTGCCGGGATAAGGGATCATGGACAGGTGAGTGAAACGCAGGACAAGCCCGCAGCCGAGAACCAATCGGACGCTGCAGCGGCCAGCCATAACGATGCCCAAGCCATCCCGGATGCCCCCTACAAACCCGTCATTGCGGCGAAAGCTGCCAAGCGGGCCAACGCGTCGGTCATTGGGATGGTCATTGCCCTGCTTGTCTGCGTGCTGGCTTTCCTCCCCATCGTTTTGATGAACCCGGCTCCGAAGGGCGAGGGCTTCCGGCCCGATGTTGACGTGGCAGCCATTGCCCGCAACGCCGCAGGTGTGGCGGGATTCACACCGGTGACCCCGGATACGGGCGACACATTCAAACCCAACTACGCCCGGTGGGAATCAGGCACGGGAAGCGGCGTCCCGACGTGGGAGATTGGTTTCCTGACCCCCAAGGAGGCCTTCATCGGCCTCACCCAGACCACCCAGGCCAACCCCACCTGGATCTTGCAGCAGACGGAAAACCTGCCCGTCACCGGCACGCGCAACGCCGGTGGCCAGGATTGGGAACTGCGGGACTCCGGCAAGGAGAAGCGCAGCATGGTCCTGGAGTACCGGGGTACCACCATCATCTTGAGCGGCACCGCGAGCCTGGATGAGTTCGCAACGCTCGCTGCCGCCGTCGTGAAGTCCGCAGAGCAGGCGCCGTCGGCAAGCGCGCCCCCGTCAGCCCCTGCATCGACGCAACCGTCCGCTTAA
- a CDS encoding NUDIX domain-containing protein codes for MGAPEFVLKLREKIGNDPLWLPAVRGVVFDNDGRVLLCQRADNGHWTLITGMLEPGEHPAPGLVREIFEETAVVAETERILGVGVVGPVTFPNGDVCDFLDITFRCKYISGEARVNDDESIDVGWFELDDLPDMSSGNLEAIRLATEPEGPVAYQTED; via the coding sequence ATGGGTGCACCGGAATTTGTGCTCAAACTGCGGGAGAAGATCGGCAACGACCCCCTCTGGCTACCGGCCGTCCGCGGGGTGGTCTTCGATAACGATGGCCGTGTGCTGCTGTGCCAGCGGGCAGACAACGGTCACTGGACACTGATCACGGGAATGTTGGAGCCGGGGGAGCACCCTGCTCCGGGCCTTGTACGGGAAATCTTCGAAGAAACAGCGGTGGTGGCTGAGACTGAACGGATCCTCGGCGTTGGGGTTGTAGGTCCGGTGACCTTCCCCAACGGGGACGTCTGCGACTTCCTGGATATTACATTCCGGTGCAAGTACATTTCCGGGGAAGCCCGGGTAAACGACGACGAATCCATCGACGTCGGCTGGTTTGAACTGGACGACCTCCCGGATATGAGCTCCGGCAACCTCGAGGCCATCAGGCTCGCCACGGAGCCCGAGGGCCCCGTGGCGTACCAAACGGAGGACTGA
- the glpX gene encoding class II fructose-bisphosphatase, producing MTQQYSTISPSLAVGLDEPDRNLALELVRVTEAAAIAGGHWVGFGDKNKADGAAVDAMRSFLHTVHFNGVVVIGEGEKDEAPMLFNGEQVGDGTGPECDVAVDPIDGTRLTALGINNALAVLAVAERGSMFDPSAVFYMEKLVTGPEAADMVDLRLPVKQNLHLIAKAKGVKVNQLNVMILDRDRHRPLVEEIREAGARTKFIMDGDVAGAIAAARSGTGVDALMGIGGTPEGIVAACAIKSLGGVIQGRLWPTSDEEKQKAIDAGHDLDRVLSTNDLVTSDNCYFAATGITDGDLLHGVRYQKDRVMTQSIVMRSKSGTVRFVEAEHHASKWETYARKP from the coding sequence ATGACCCAGCAGTATTCCACGATTTCGCCGTCGCTCGCCGTCGGCCTCGACGAACCCGACCGCAACCTTGCGCTTGAACTCGTCCGAGTCACCGAGGCCGCGGCAATTGCCGGTGGCCACTGGGTGGGATTCGGTGACAAGAATAAGGCAGACGGCGCCGCCGTCGATGCCATGCGTTCGTTCCTTCACACTGTCCACTTCAACGGCGTTGTGGTCATCGGTGAAGGCGAAAAAGATGAAGCGCCCATGCTGTTCAACGGCGAGCAGGTTGGTGACGGCACCGGCCCCGAGTGCGACGTCGCCGTCGACCCCATCGACGGAACCCGTCTGACCGCCCTCGGCATCAATAACGCCCTCGCAGTACTGGCAGTTGCTGAGCGCGGATCCATGTTCGACCCCTCCGCCGTGTTCTACATGGAGAAGCTCGTTACCGGCCCAGAAGCCGCCGACATGGTGGACCTTCGCCTGCCCGTCAAGCAGAACCTGCACCTCATCGCCAAGGCCAAGGGCGTCAAGGTCAACCAGCTCAACGTCATGATCCTGGACCGCGACCGCCACCGCCCCCTTGTGGAAGAAATCCGCGAAGCCGGTGCACGCACCAAGTTCATCATGGACGGCGACGTCGCCGGCGCCATCGCCGCAGCCCGCTCCGGCACCGGTGTTGACGCCCTCATGGGTATCGGCGGAACCCCGGAAGGCATCGTCGCAGCCTGTGCCATCAAGTCGCTTGGTGGCGTCATCCAGGGCCGCTTGTGGCCGACGTCGGATGAAGAGAAGCAGAAAGCCATCGACGCCGGACACGACCTCGACCGCGTCCTGTCCACCAACGACCTCGTTACTTCGGACAACTGCTACTTCGCAGCCACCGGCATCACCGACGGCGACCTCCTCCACGGTGTGCGCTACCAGAAGGACCGCGTGATGACGCAGTCCATCGTGATGCGCTCCAAGTCCGGGACGGTCCGCTTTGTTGAGGCCGAGCACCACGCATCCAAGTGGGAGACGTACGCGCGCAAGCCGTAA
- a CDS encoding META domain-containing protein → MQRNRLRLAVAVSIACTVLLSGCAQPGSTSSAPTPSAITSQALQRPVRSCETPLGCSEFASVRGSDATGELAWLGTHPLRVTSARFDGVWTLHVATPCNHLQVQVSVQDDVLTPGLVSVTDRGCEDPTGSYQAWTEKLFEQPVQWKLDGDTLTLRNAHATIDLKES, encoded by the coding sequence ATGCAGCGGAACAGGTTGAGGCTCGCGGTGGCTGTGTCCATTGCCTGCACCGTCCTGCTCAGCGGATGTGCCCAACCAGGCAGCACCTCCTCCGCTCCGACGCCGTCGGCCATCACGTCGCAGGCCTTGCAGCGGCCGGTGCGGTCCTGCGAAACTCCGCTGGGGTGTTCCGAATTCGCGTCCGTGCGCGGAAGCGACGCCACAGGAGAGCTAGCGTGGCTCGGCACGCATCCGCTGCGTGTAACGTCGGCGCGTTTCGATGGAGTGTGGACCTTGCATGTCGCCACGCCCTGCAACCATCTGCAGGTGCAGGTTTCGGTCCAGGATGATGTCCTGACACCGGGGTTGGTGTCCGTTACGGACAGGGGCTGCGAGGATCCAACGGGCAGCTACCAGGCCTGGACAGAGAAGCTCTTTGAGCAGCCTGTTCAGTGGAAGCTCGACGGCGATACGCTCACCTTGCGCAATGCACACGCCACCATTGACCTGAAGGAAAGCTGA
- a CDS encoding carbonic anhydrase yields MPTYLTPALAWRRLREGNERFVSGESLHPNQDASRRSSLIENQNPFAVIFGCSDSRLAAEIIFDLGLGDAFVVRTAGQVIDDAVLGSLEYSISELRVPLIVILGHDSCGAVKATKAAVETGEMPPGFIRDLVERITPSVLTAKRNSQEDVNDMVVEHVKQTAARLADSSRVISDAIDDGRVAVIGLSYKLDEGRAALVSGIGKL; encoded by the coding sequence GTGCCTACTTACCTGACTCCAGCCCTGGCGTGGCGCCGTCTCCGCGAGGGCAACGAACGTTTTGTTTCCGGCGAATCCCTGCACCCCAACCAGGATGCTTCGCGTAGATCCTCACTCATTGAGAACCAGAATCCTTTTGCTGTCATTTTCGGCTGCTCGGATTCACGGCTCGCCGCCGAGATCATCTTTGACCTGGGCCTCGGTGACGCCTTCGTGGTCCGCACCGCCGGCCAGGTCATTGACGACGCCGTGCTTGGCTCCCTCGAGTACAGCATCAGCGAACTCCGGGTTCCGTTGATTGTGATTCTTGGCCATGACAGCTGTGGCGCAGTGAAGGCCACCAAGGCCGCCGTGGAAACCGGTGAGATGCCTCCAGGCTTCATCCGTGACCTCGTGGAACGCATCACGCCGTCGGTCCTGACGGCCAAGCGCAACAGCCAGGAAGACGTCAACGACATGGTGGTGGAGCACGTCAAGCAGACCGCCGCCCGCCTGGCCGACAGCTCGCGTGTGATTTCCGACGCCATCGACGACGGTCGGGTGGCTGTCATTGGCCTGTCCTACAAGCTCGATGAAGGCCGCGCGGCCCTCGTTTCCGGGATCGGCAAGCTCTAG
- a CDS encoding TetR/AcrR family transcriptional regulator: protein MSNSANIDGGLRERKRAATRTAITAVARSLTAEHGLSGFTVEEVCEGAGISRRTFFNYFHSKEDAVIGSFSDELPADALEAFNQNPSRTPDSISGTLLAALHVLTVTLMERSSISRSEVQQFIAAITAEPQLLARLTLEGEARERQFAALVAAREGLDPEHPEVMTATALFGAVSKKTAQQFFSEENTRPYRGILEQNLNAARKLFAQPLATNQQLGPNPLDTSKDPA, encoded by the coding sequence GTGAGCAATAGTGCAAATATCGACGGCGGCCTCCGCGAGCGTAAGCGGGCTGCCACGCGGACGGCGATCACCGCCGTCGCGCGTTCCCTGACCGCGGAGCATGGCCTCAGCGGTTTCACTGTTGAGGAAGTCTGCGAAGGGGCGGGAATTTCGCGCCGAACCTTCTTCAACTACTTCCATTCCAAAGAAGATGCCGTGATCGGCTCTTTCTCGGATGAGTTGCCCGCAGACGCCTTGGAAGCGTTCAACCAGAACCCTTCGCGCACGCCGGACAGCATCTCCGGAACTCTTCTGGCAGCTCTGCATGTGCTCACCGTGACTCTGATGGAGCGTTCGTCCATCAGCCGTAGCGAGGTCCAACAGTTCATCGCTGCCATCACGGCCGAACCACAACTTCTGGCGCGCCTGACCCTGGAAGGGGAGGCCCGTGAACGGCAATTCGCTGCCCTGGTGGCCGCCCGCGAAGGGCTGGATCCTGAGCATCCCGAAGTCATGACAGCGACGGCGTTGTTCGGGGCGGTCTCCAAGAAGACAGCCCAGCAGTTCTTCTCGGAGGAGAACACCCGCCCGTACCGCGGCATCCTCGAACAGAACCTCAACGCCGCGCGGAAACTCTTTGCCCAGCCGCTGGCCACGAACCAGCAACTGGGCCCCAACCCCCTTGATACCTCGAAGGACCCCGCATGA